The Natator depressus isolate rNatDep1 chromosome 18, rNatDep2.hap1, whole genome shotgun sequence genomic interval ggcacagagACAGAGCTGAGGCAGGAGAGTAGCCCTGGCGTACCGTGGGTTAATAACAGATCAACCACAGGGTCCTCAACTCCCACGCCATCCCTGCATCAGTCTGAGGTTCCTGGCTCTGGCTTACACCAGCCCCCCGATGGTGATGGTTGTCCAGAGGCCTCGGTGCTGGGTcagaggagagctctctcccctttTTCCTGGCTGACCTTTGGCCCTTCTACCCCCAGCTCCTACAGGGTGACCACTGACCAGTTCATGAACACCCACTTTGCAGTCCTGGCCAAGGGCGCCAGCTTTGAGGAGATCCTCAGTGTTGTGACCTCTACCGACGACCTGGAGTACCCCATTGTGGAGAGCACAGGTTACCACGCCGCACAGTGCCCAGAGTCGGGGCCACGGGTCCTGCTGGCCCTTCCGCTTGTCCTCTCTGTCCCCCAGCCCCATGGCCatctctgtctctccttccctcccccgcccctctccctttccccggGAGCTGGGCCCTGCTGACCTGGGCAGCGAGAGACAAGCCTGCTTCCTAGTCTGGCAGGGATGGAGCACCTGGAGCGGTTCCCTTTGATTGACATGGCTGGCATTTCTCCTTGCTACTGAGGGCCCCGGGCTGGACGGGTGGGAGCAAGCCAGTGACATGAGCAGCCTTACCTTGGTGGAGGAGCATCCATGGCTTAACGGAGCCCACGGCATGGAGCTGCCTCCCTGGACACAGCCCTCATGGTGGGCAGGGATGTGCCATCAGCCTGGGCCCATGACCATGAAGTGGTCAGCCAGTGCCAGGGATCTGAGCCACccatccagctcctcctcccatcTCCTGTCTCCTTCTCCCACAGAGTCTTTGATGCTGGTGGGCATGGTGCAAAGAGCTGAGCTGATCAGGTACCTCCAGACCCACGATGAAGCCAAGCTGTCCCCCCAGGAGCCAGGGGAGAAGGTAGGTTCAGAGAACTCATCCCCCTGCGGCCCACATGGCCCCTCCAGCCAGCAGCTCTTAGCACAGAGCGGGTGGAGGTTTAGGGGAACGAGACCTGGGAGGGAACTGGTGAGATCCCTGGGCTAGAGCCTGCAGGTCGTCCCCTCTGTCCGGTCAGCCCCACCTTAGTGATGGGAGAGGCTCTTCGGTCCCGGCAGCCCGGGACGGATTGTTCAGTGCAGTCCATAGGGCGCTTGCTCCAGTctagcaagggcatggcaggtgGCCACCATGGGTCAGTCCCAGTTTCCTTCCGAGACCGCTGGGTGGTTCCATGTCACACCCGGGGCCCTCCCGGAGCCGTACGCCTTTGGAGAGACCAGTCTGCAGTGGGGGGTTCAGTGCCTCAGGCTGCGATGTGCTGACACCGAGGCCCAGGCAAGAGTCTTGTGGGGGCGTTCAACCCTACGCCAATATCACCGCTGACACCCTGCTGAGACCACACCCACTGCTGAGGCTCCACCCGCTTAAAGGGGCAGCACCTTGCAATCCGTAAAGTATCGGACCGCAAAGGCACTTCACCGAGTCCTGTCCCCATGGGAGGCAGCGCGTGGGTGGGACACGCCCCCGAGAGTGCTCTTCGAAAGCGGTACCACTGCGATGGCCTCCCCAGGTCTGTCAATGCCCACCCCCCCGTTGTCTTCCCCGACAGCCTCGCTCCAACGGGACGCTGGGGGACGACTGCACCATCGAGCCAATAACCCTCCAGCTGTCACCTCGGACATCTCTGCACCAGGtaactgggcgggaagagggcctGGGAGGAAGGGCTCTGGGCAGCTCCAGGCTTGTGTAGGCCCTGCCATCTCCATGTGAAGAGGGAACTGACGAGCGGGGGGAGGGCTCTGCCGAGATCTGGACGGCGCTGCCCTCCCACGTCACACTCGCTTCTCATTCCCTTCCAGGCTCACACCCTGTTTGAACTGCTGAGCATGCAGCGTGTCTTCATCACCTCCTTGGGGCGGCTCGTCGGCGCCATCTCTCGGCGCGAGGTAAGGGCTGGGGCCAGCGAGGAAtcgggggttgggggagaagggctgacCGGAGAGCTGCTGGCCAGGGGCTCAAGGACCCATCCTGTATTGGGAAAGGAATGGGCATTGAGGAGGTGACTCAATGGCTATCGATTccctggggccggggggagcttGGAGCCAGGCGGGGGCATGGCCTTGCCCACCTGCCGCTTTCTCTTCCAGATGAAGAAGGCGATTGAAGACCTGGCAAATCCGAAGACGCTGAAGTGAGCAATTCGGAGCCTGGGagagcagccccttcccccttctGTGCAGCGGAGCGTGGGACAGGGGATCTCGCTGGGGCACTGAGATCTCagcagcaggggggcagggctggcaggagccCCAGCCTCTCACGTGGGTCTCcccaattattttttataaatggaAATGGATTTGAAAGCTCCCCCGCCCTTCCTGCTCCCGCCGCAAGGAGCCACGGTTGTGAGAGCAGAGGCAAAACCTGGACCTCTCTGCCCCGGGGAGCCTGCCAGCCGCTGGCAGCCCTCACCCACCCTGGAGACATAATAACACACAGCTACACAGGGACAAACAACTTGGGCCACAGACTGTCAGTGCAGAGGGCAAGCCAAGGCTGCAGTGCATAGTGCAATGTGAAATGTGCATGCACCATCCTGAATTTAGTGCTTGCTGCCCTCTCAGGGCTGGGCCCAGTGGGACAAGAGTCTGCTACTTAGCAAGCCCGAGAAGAGATGCTCCTTGAGCTCAAGGGGCAGGGGCCTGCGCTTCGGGCAGTGAAAGGCCCCAGTTCCTGTCGTGTACGTCTGGGTTCATCACAGACCTGCCTGCGCTGGATTCTCCTGTAACGTGATGTGCTGCCTTTAATCACTCCCTAACTGCCAGGGTGCAGTTTGAGTCAGAAACAAGCTTGCACAAGCCCTGAGGAGCCAGACCACCCCTTGCCTGTCCCCAGCGGAAGCTCAGCCTAGACCATCCCCAGGGCAGCCAGGCTGTTGTGGCCTACACAGCAGGGGACGGGGGGCTCCTTTGAAATCCATTGTTCCCACTCACGGCGCGCTGTAAATCAGAGATGAGGGCCGGCCGGTGCGGAGCTATTGATCCTTTGTATTTCTCTGGGGACACGGACCATGGAGGGGAAAAGGTGTCACGGCCCTTgcatcccgcccccccccgggggaCCCCTCCCCTTGCCCCCGCTGACGCAGGCCAGCCCTAAGAGGAGGCagcggctcccagaagtgacAGTCGTTGCACATACCAGCCGCCTTCTTTACAGTCCCCCCCTTTAAAGAAGCACCCTGCATGGGAGGAAATCCTGCAggatgcaggggtggggtgggacgcTGCCAGAGGTGCCAGGCGTAGCGGTGCCAACATACAAAGtcttttcaattaaaatataacattcacctgtcccccattccccccgcccccagtgggCTAGCTGAGATTTTTCTCATTTGTaccattcccccttccctcctatCCCCCTCCCAAAATGGGTGAACGATGGTATGTGCCcgagggagggtgggggcagcCGTAGGGCCTGCCCACAGAGCCATCCAAACGTTTGAGATCAGAGAATCAAAGCCAGCTGTGCACAGCAATTGTGGGGGGTGGGTTTGGAGGAAGGGCCTGTCATGTAGTCTAGGTTGAACCTAACCCCATTGTCCCCGAACCGTGATGTGTCCCGGCCCTCCTCAAGGCTGCAGCACAGTGATGGGGCATGGCTGTTGGTGTGGGGCGTAACTAGCATCCACATGGCAGCTGGGCCCTGGAAATTAACTATGGCCCTGTAAAGAGGAAGGACCAAACTGACTGGGTTTGTAGCATTTCCGCCTTTAGGCTGGGATTTGCAAGAGTTTATGGGAATTAgacaccccccatccctctgcctTGATGGAATTTGGGTATCTAACCCCCTCAGGCACCTTTGAAACTCCCAGCCTCAGAGACCAGGGTGACTTCCTAGTACAAGCCAGCCCCTCACTAGCCAAACGCCAAAGCCCCTGGCCCCAAGTGGCTTGAGAACACATCTCTGCAGCGAGCTGGAATTGCAGGGGGAAGCACAGAGACGCGCTCATGTTAAACCAGCTGGGAGCTCGTCCCAACTACATCAAGACAAGAAGCCAAAGCATCGCGTGCCGGCTTGCACACAGACCACACGCTCACGTGGCTAGCTGGGAGCGCCGCGGATGGACTCCCACCTGAAGCACAGACACTGAACACGCTCGGATCGGATGCTTCCCTGGCTCCCCGCGCTGTCCCAGCCCTCGGGGAACCCACCGGGGGACGGAACATGTCTGGGTCTTGCAGCGATTCTACTCAAAGCAGATCAGCAGCCTTGGCCGAAGGAAAATCGATCTAATCCCCAAACTTGGTGCAAACGGCGACAGTCCAGCAAATGCCGCCTCTAAAGGGCTAGGGCTGCCTATGGCCCGGCAGTCCCAGCCCCCCAGGTAGCCCCAGCGGCCACTGTTAGGAGGGATGCTCTTGGTGGTGCTTTGCCATAGTGTGTCAAACCAATAGGCAGCTTCTAATCACTGCTCCCAGCAGCATCCAGGGAGCTGGAACTAGCCCTCTGCGCAGGACCCCTCGCTCCATCCTCAGGGCAACCCCATCCCCACTTCCTGTCCCGAGGAGGGGTGGGAGATCTAGTTATAAAACACTTCGTCCTCTGAGAGGGAGCTGCTGTCCACATCGTGCAGGGAGTTGCTGAGCCGCTTCTGGCAGACGCTGGTCATGCCCTCCTGCCTTCTCCCCACGCAGGCCTGCTCCTTCTCCGAGCTGTCTGCCTGGGAGCTCCCGGTCTGGGGGGAGCCACAGGGGAGAGCCCCGGGGAAGGGGTGGGTAGAGTTCCACCTGTCCACTCCGGAGTGCACCCAGGGTATTGGGgaggtgtgtgtggaggaggagcAGGCGGGCAGGCTGCCTTCCAGGTTGGGGCTACTTATCACCTGGGGactcagcagcagcttctcctgCAGGTAGATGCTCTCCAGGTCTGAAATCAAAgccagggaggggaagagtgtTTGTGGGGACTCAGCAGGGCAGGCTACTGTCAGCTGGCAGGGCCTGGAGAACGGGCAAGGTCAACACTTTCGGGAGTGGCCACCAAtcctgggtgcccagcttgagacacctgATTCCTTGAGGCACTGATCACCCGCAGCTCCAGCTGGAGTTGCTGGGTCCTCGGTCCATCCagggccccagtcctgccctcTGCTCCGGGTGTCACTCTGGGCTTGTGGAAGGGGATCCCCCAGAGATGCAGCATTGGCctagtgcaggggagggggggtggccaGGCTGCCCCTGTGCTCCATGGCCCCAGCTGCCCAAACATCCTCCTTGGAACAAGATGACAGACATGGAGCCAGGGATCCACACCTGACTGATGCAGGTCACCAGCAAGGATGGCCCCGAGGGACCCTCCTGAATCTGTTACAtgcagggagggctggggagcaccaggagccctgcagggctgctcatggcagagagaagggggaaggtACCTTGAAGCTGTACGATCTCCTGGGAGCTGTCCCCGTAATTCATTTCCTCATCGTCTAGTGAGGACCAGGCACTCAGGGTGGCCTCGGTGATGGCGAATTGTTCAGCGACCCCTGGGCAGGACCATGGGAAACCAAAGACAGGTTACAAGGGGAGGGGATTGATACTGGGCCGTGTCCTGAACCTGGCTACACCAAGGTAAATCTGGCATCACTGAAATCAGAGCGAATCTGGATGAAGAACAGTGTTTGCAGGAGGAGTCTGGCTTGTCCCCTGGCAAACCAGCGGAATTCTATCGCCGGGACGTAGGAGGTCCCAGAGGGGATCCAGCCACGCTCcatccagtccagtgccctgtctccAGCCGGGACCAGCACCCTGCTCCCAGGGGGAGGCATGATATGGGGATCCCGGTATGGAAAGTGCTGGGATCCTCTGGCTGGCAGTGAGGCTGAGGGACCTCTAGCCAGGTCAGGCCCAGGAGTCCTCTGCATGGGTTGCCATTCGGCTGACAACTGAGGGACATGGCAAAGGCACGGGCACTGCTCCCTGCCATTTGCCCCAAGGGATGCCCCAGTGCCCAGCCATTTGCAGTGCTCTGTCACCGCCCTTTAGGGGGCGCCGCTGTACAAGTGGAGTCGGTGCTGGTGCAttcactgcccccgcccccagcacagaTTATCCCCTGCAGCGTCATTGGCCTAGtggctcccccctgcccacccacctGCTGCAAAGCGTGCCTCCCTCAGCTCGTCCGTGAGGTAGGAATAGTGCTCTTCCTCCGTCAGCCACGGCTCGCAGCCCACCTGGGGGGCGCTCCAGCCTTTCCACTCGATGAGGTGAGCCACCCGGCCGCGAGCCATGGCGGTGGGCTTGGTGATGTGGTCCTTTATGGTCTGGACTAACCCTAAAGCAGAGACAGGGGAGGAGCTGGACTGAAGTGGGCGGGATTCAGACCAGTGGGATCAACGCGTCAAGACTTGGTGCTGAAGGAACGTCCTGCATGACTGATCATGTCCATGCTGGGTGGGCATCTGCACTGTGGTagccagcccccagccagccagccccactcacCACAATCCTCTCCTGAGGGGACACTACAGCAGCTGGCTTGGATATCTGCAGGGGGCTTCCCTAAGGAGCTGGTCAGGAATCTAGAGGGATATTTATAAGATGTTGCTTGGTTTGGGATTGACGggaattggcagagctgtgggtggggccCAAGATGGAgtagcggggggctgcaggtcaggattgaggggcactggcagaggtcTGGGTGGGACCCGAGATGGAGTCacgggggggctgcaggtcaggattgcgGGGCACTGGCAGAGGTCTGGGTGGGACCCGAGATGGAgtagcggggggctgcaggtcaggattgaggggcgcTGGCAGAGCTCTGGGTGGGACCCAAAATGgagtagcagggggctgcaggtcaggattgaggggcgcTGGCAGAGGTCTGGGTGGGACCCGAGATGGAGTAGCGGGAgacaggtcaggattgaggggcgcTGGCAGAGGTCTGGGTGGGACCCGAGATGGAGTAGCGGGGGGCtgtaggtcaggattgaggggcgcTGGCAGAGGTCTGGGTGGGACCCGAGATGAAgtagcggggggctgcaggtcaggattgaggggcgcTGGCAGAGGTCTGGGTGGGACCTGAGATGAAgtagcggggggctgcaggtcaggattgaggggcactggcagaggtcTGGGTGGGACCTGAGATGGAatagcggggggctgcaggtcaggattgaggggcactggcagagctactTGCAGGATGCCGTGGACTGGGATAGCAGGCTGGAACTGAAGTGCACCGTCGCCCCTGCCCCTCTCTTGTAACCTGAGACTCAGGCTCCCTTTCTGGATGGTGAAGTGCCCCTGCCTGGGCAATGTGGGGTAATGTTTTTCTCCCAGCAAAACCGCCccctgcagggctgtggcagcccttCTCGCAGTGGTTTTTGCACGGCTGGAGCTTGGAGCTATTTCCCCTGAGGCAGCTGCAGTTTTGCATGTCTCGTTGAGCTGGGAGTTACGTGGCACTTCGCAGGGCAAGCACTGCAGCGCTCTGAGGGTGCACTGACGTGGTATCTAACCGGGACCCTCAATAGAGCACAGCAAATCATGGCATTCAAGAGGCACTAGACCCCTGCGGCTGGCTCCAGTCAGCTGACTCAGCCTCGTGGGGCTTGCGTGGGGGGGCTAtcagactgcagtgtagacgttcaactcgggctagagcctgagctctgggacctcgTGAGGAGGgaggccagccgcgggtgtttaactgcagtgtagacataccctttcgTTCCGGGCCCGAAGATGCCACCTTGCACTACGAAGAATTTCTCAAGGGTGAAGTTAGCACTGGTGCAAGGAGCTGGATCGGCTATTTACCATTGACCCCAGCTCAGCTACAGCACAAGCAGAGCATCTGCCTCTGGGGCCAGAGGGATAGTCAGTCTCCAGGGCTCATTCATTGGATGGCTTTTTTGCTGAGTGCCAGCTCTGGTGATAGTCACCAgttcactaggaactggactgagactcctCAAACTCATCATTCCATATGGGCCAGTCTTCAGATAGTCACTGCTCTTAATGACTTGGGCTGGATCCCAGTTTACTGGTGATAAAATTTTGGACAGCTCACCCAGGGGTGATTCCAAAGCCAACTGAAGCCCCTgagggaatgtctacattgcaattaaatgctcagggctggcctgtgccagctgactcgggctcacaggacTCGGACTAGGGGGCTGTTGAACTGGTTTTCCAGGCTTCTCGGACTCTGCCAGGAGCTCTTGCAGCAGGGGAAACAGGAAGAGCTGCCCATCATACGCAGTCATGGCTGAGAAAGAAGCCACTTTTATAAATCCGAGGAAGGGGCGTGGCTAGAGCATTGGCCACGCCTCTGGATGGCCCTTGCCCCACCCGAATTGGGGAAGCAGATAATAAAAGCCTGCAGCTGCTTTCTCTGTAGTGTGATGTGCTTGTTTAGGAGACCAGCTGGCCCAGCCCTAAGTGGATAGAGGAAGAGGCTAAGCATCTCTCCCACGCTAGCCAGTCCCCCTTGATCATTAGCTCCTGCTACTTTGCTAAAAATCACAATTTCTGTTATTTTACCATGTTTATCATAAAATTCACTGTGGTTTTTCCCCCTTGCTAAGCCAATAGGAAGCTCCCCACGGTCTCATGGGATTTCCAGGTGCTCTGGGTCCTGAAGACCTGAACCCTGGTCACAGTGCTGTCCCCAGCATTGCCCCAGCTGTGAGCAGTGTTCCCCCAAATCTGTCTGCCCTGGGTCATCTCCTGAGCAGGTTCTGTCTGTTGTGCTAATTGATGACAGTAGAACATAGCCGCGGCGGGAGGCCATGGCAGGAGAGGCGACTGCCAGGGGGCCAGggccagtcccagtcccagtcccagtcccagtcccagtcccagtcccatgGAGGGCTCTGGAGACCTTGAACCAGACTCTGTGTTCAGGAGGGAGACGGGCTGCTGTATTTTGTATCATCTGGGGCTTTGTCGGGGCATGTGGCTCCATTCCTAGATACAATGAATTGCAGCGCTCAGGCCTAGAGGTCGGGAATGTAGGGGTCAATGTGGCCAAGTCTGTGTCTGGTGGAATGGGGCATGATCTCCTGGCCAGCTGTAGACGGGGAAGGGCATTATTTTGCCACCCTGGTCATCTGGGGTCTGACAGCATCCAGGGGCAGCTGTGCAATCACCTGAGGCCAGGTGTCCCCAGTAGAGGGGGATGATAGAGAAGACGCTAGATCCCCCTTTCCACCAGCATCCCCTCAGCCACTTGGGCCAGCTTTACCCACCGCCTGCCATCCAGGTGCTGCCCTTGGCTGGGCACGGAGAGACCTGGGTATTGTGTCCGGGCTGCCCTACCAGCTCCCTGAATGGCTCCATGTAGCTGTTGAGTAGGATGTGGAGgcgggttgggactgaggggcaccagcagcgcTGGATGGGAGCCTGGACTAGGCTGGGAGGGTTTTGGAGGTAAACAAACGGATACCCGTGATGCTCCGAGGGGATGGACCGGAGCCATgtctgccccctctcccaccccatgcTGTGCTCCGAGCAGAATAGTCCTGTCCCCGGCACTGGGGCCCTTTCTCCTCGGTGGCTCTGGGAGCTGGGCCCTGGGCAGGCAGCCTGGGGCATGATTCCAGCACTGCCGGCCTTGTGGAGAAAAGGGAATCAGGCCAGCAGGGCCAGCCAGTTGGTGGTTTCCATGGAAACAAACACCTTATTAATCTCCACTACACACAATTAATTACGCCgggggggagggacggtcgcggCTGCTGCTGAAAGCAGATAAACTCCCTTCCCTCTCCAGTGCAGAGGCAATTAGAGCCGCTCAGCCTGGCCTGTGGGGTCCGGCTGGTCTCTGGCCTGGGGAGGAGGCTGCTTGTTGTTATGGGCAGCGCTAGCTTCTTGCAAGAGCCATGGGCAGATCTGAGATCTGAAAGGCGTGATGGCATGGACCAGAGGATTTGGATGGCTCTACCCAGACCGAGCAGTGGCCCTACCCCTATCAGAACTAAGGACCCTTTAGTCTCGTCAGCCTTCGAGGTCAGGATGTAGGGGCTCCCCATGCGGTAACACAAGGCGGGGTGGTCTGTGCTAGCCAGTCTGGGAGTCAGAGAGGCTCGCAGGGGCTATGTGTATCCCGCAGCCTTGATAAAGAATCCCTTTTCTGTTCCCCGGAGCCAAGGCATGGCTCTTGTCTAGCCCGAGGCCCGATCCGGCGGGAGGATGGGTGCCTGGGCCCTGGACATCCCCTCAGTGGGGGTGGGATCAGGCTCCTTCTGGGATCAGGCCCTAGCTCTAGCAGACCAGCTTGGCTACTGGCTGCTCCATTTGAATGAAGAATGAGGAGACCCCTTCAGGCAAACCTGAATCACCCCGACTGCTCTGTCAGAAAGCTCCTCTGAGACCGGGATTCACCCTTGCCGACAACACGGGGGGCAGAGAAGCCCTGCTGGGATCTCGGCTGGAAGGCTGGCCTGGCTGCCCCGTGCTGCATCTTTGCACCAGTGCTCCTCTGGGAGGCTGTGCTAGGCCCGTCATGCCAACCTGGGGCTCAGGGGTGACGGAGccggtgggagggagggatggtcTTTACCTACCCACCAGAGAGGAGGTCGCCAGGGCTGTGATGTTGTAGCCGCTGGAGCCGGATTTGGAATTGGAGAGGATCCCACTGGATGTCTTGAAACATTtctgcagagggaggagagacGCAAAGGCTGGCAAGACAGGCTGGGTCAGCGGGTACCCTCAGCCAGCCCCATCTCTAAGAGAGGGGACCCATGCAGGCCATGGGCACTCAGGACTCATGATACGAGATGGGTGGCATTCTGCTGTGGACTCGTGAGGGGGGCTTGTGGGACCATGTCTAGTGCCCTCTGCTGCTGCAAACGTGGTTGCAGAAGTCCCCGTGCTTGTAACTCCAGGGGCAACTGTAGttaatcacaggtttcagagtagcagctgtgttagtctgtatccgcaaaaagaaaaggaggacttgtggcaccttagagactaaccaatttgttagtctctaaggtgccacaagtcctccttttctttttgtagttaatcaTGGTCATCATGGGGTGAACTGGGTTACACAGAGTACTATGGGATGGAGCCACGCTCCACACCTCCCTTACTTTCCGATTAAGTCTGGCTTAGttcccccccgctcctcctccccatgctctgGTGTGTTGCAGTTAAATAAAGCAGTAAGTTCCCAGCCTGCAGGCCAGTGAGTAGACTTATCTTTGTTGCTGAGCCACTCCT includes:
- the FAM131C gene encoding protein FAM131C isoform X1, whose translation is MMGSCVSQEFFTSAQKEYSIASHPQCPPSTHRDSQQVPAAALGKDNSKENQMDFCWDPLQKCFKTSSGILSNSKSGSSGYNITALATSSLVGLVQTIKDHITKPTAMARGRVAHLIEWKGWSAPQVGCEPWLTEEEHYSYLTDELREARFAAGVAEQFAITEATLSAWSSLDDEEMNYGDSSQEIVQLQDLESIYLQEKLLLSPQVISSPNLEGSLPACSSSTHTSPIPWVHSGVDRWNSTHPFPGALPCGSPQTGSSQADSSEKEQACVGRRQEGMTSVCQKRLSNSLHDVDSSSLSEDEVFYN
- the FAM131C gene encoding protein FAM131C isoform X2; this translates as MEPSPQENQMDFCWDPLQKCFKTSSGILSNSKSGSSGYNITALATSSLVGLVQTIKDHITKPTAMARGRVAHLIEWKGWSAPQVGCEPWLTEEEHYSYLTDELREARFAAGVAEQFAITEATLSAWSSLDDEEMNYGDSSQEIVQLQDLESIYLQEKLLLSPQVISSPNLEGSLPACSSSTHTSPIPWVHSGVDRWNSTHPFPGALPCGSPQTGSSQADSSEKEQACVGRRQEGMTSVCQKRLSNSLHDVDSSSLSEDEVFYN